A genomic segment from Sparus aurata chromosome 20, fSpaAur1.1, whole genome shotgun sequence encodes:
- the LOC115571277 gene encoding myosin-binding protein C, fast-type-like isoform X24 produces the protein MPEPVPAAKPEGEGTDELPADGAESEADGDGTNPAEEEPASTELTGLFVEKPPASVVAVAGGDVTFVARVDSTTLTRKPTMKWLKGKWLDLGSKAGKHMQFKETYDRNTKIYTYEMKIIKVVAGDAGGYRCEVSAKDKCDSSTFEVSVEAAHQEEHTDILSAFKRADAGEDEGDLDFSALLKATKKKKKPVKEEPPIDVWELLKSAHPSDYEKIAFEYGITDLRGMLKRLKKMKTVEPKHSEAFLKRLDSCYSVEKGKKIVLRCEVVDPDVQVKWLKNGQEIKPSAKYVMESAGNVRTLTINKASLADDAAYECVVGDDKCFTEVFVKEPPVTITKLMDDYHVVVGEKVEFEIEVSEEGAHVMWFFEDVELHKEKDSKFRFKKDGKKHTLIIHEATLDDIGMYHAWTNGGHTKGELEVEEKQLEVLQDIADLTVRATDQAMFKCEVSDDKVTGKWYKDGVEVLPSERIKMTHIGRFHRLIIDNVKPEDAGDYTFVPDGYALSLSAKLNFLEIKIDYVPRQDPPKIHLDTTGNMVSQNTIIVVAGNKLRLDVEISGEPAPTCVWSKGDQAVESTEGRVRVESRKDLSCFVIESAEREDEGNYTICVTNPAGEDKAMLFVKIVDVPDPPENVKCTGVGEETATIVWDPPAFDGGAALKGYLMERKKKGSSRWTKLNFDVYESTTYEAKRMIEGVLYEMRVFAINSIGMSQPSISSKPFMPIAPTSEPTRLSVHDVTDSTCTLKWLAPERIGAGGLDGYVIEYCKEGDTEWVVANQELCERQGFVVRGLPVGEKINFRVVAVNIAGRSTPATMAQPVTIREIMEYPKIRLPRELRTKYIRKVGEKINLVVPFQGKPRPVATWYKDGQPIDPKMVNVRSSNVDSILFIRSAERDHSGKYELVLQIENMEDRATIDIRIIDKPGPPVNVRVTELWGFNAALEWEPPKDDGNCEISGYTIQKADMKTKEWFTVYEHNRRPNCTASDLIMGNEYMFRVYSENLCGLSEEPRFSKNTAVIAKTGLELKRNPYKEKDVSCSPKFTQPLVDRSVVAGYSTAISCAVRGFPRPKIVWMKNKMIIGEDPKYLMQNNQGVLTLNIRRPSTFDGGKYSCMAVNDLGKDEVECQLSVRVAVDPEKK, from the exons AGCCGGCGTCGACTGAGCTCACTGGGCTCTTCGTGGAGAAGCCACCAGCAAGTGTGGTCGCGGTTGCAG GAGGGGATGTGACTTTCGTAGCCAGGGTGGACTCGACAACCCTGACGAGAAAACCCACCATGAAATGGCTGAAGGGCAAGTGGCTGGACCTTGGTAGCAAGGCTGGGAAACATATGCAGTTCAAGGAAACATATGACAGAAACACTAAG ATCTATACTTATGAGATGAAGATCATCAAAGTGGTCGCTGGAGATGCTGGGGGCTACAGGTGTGAGGTGTCGGCAAAAGACAAGTGTGACAGCTCCACCTTTGAGGTGTCTGTTGAGG ctgcacatcaggagGAGCACACAGATATTTTGTCTGCCTTCAAGAGGGC GGATGCTGGAGAGGACGAGGGAGATCTGGATTTCAGTGCTCTGCTGAAAGCCACTAAAAA GAAGAAGAAGCCTGTAAAAGAGGAACCACCAATCGACGTGTGGGAATTGCTTAAGAGTGCCCATCCGAGCGATTATGAGAAAATCGCCTTTGAGTATGGCATCACTGACCTGAGGGGCATGCTGAAACGtctgaaaaagatgaaaaccGTTGAGCCCAAGCATAGCGAGG CTTTCCTGAAGAGGCTCGATTCTTGCTACTCTGTGGAAAAAGGCAAGAAGATTGTCCTGAGGTGTGAGGTGGTTGACCCTGACGTCCAGGTCAAATGGTTGAAGAACGGCCAGGAGATCAAACCCTCAGCCAA GTATGTCATGGAGTCAGCGGGGAATGTCAGAACACTCACCATCAACAAGGCGTCCCTGGCAGATGATGCTGCATATGAGTGCGTGGTTGGCGATGACAAGTGTTTCACAGAGGTGTTTGTCAAAG AGCCCCCTGTGACCATCACCAAGCTGATGGATGACTATCACGTGGTTGTTGGAGAGAAAGTGGAGTTTGAGATTGAGGTGTCAGAGGAGGGCGCCCACGTCATGTG GTTCTTTGAGGATGTAGAGCTGCACAAAGAAAAGGATTCCAAGTTTCGCTTCAAGAAGGACGGAAAGAAGCACACACTCATCATCCACGAGGCTACGCTGGACGACATTGGAATGTATCATGCTTGGACAAATGGGGGTCATACCAAGGGAGAGCTGGAGGTGGAAG aaaaacaactgGAGGTGTTGCAGGACATTGCTGATCTGACAGTCAGGGCCACAGACCAGGCAATGTTCAAATGTGAGGTGTCTGATGACAAGGTCACAGGAAAATGGTACAAAGATGGAGTGGAGGTCTTGCCCAGCGAGCGCATCAAAATGACTCACATCGGAAG atttcaTCGGCTGATTATTGATAATGTAAAGCCAGAGGATGCTGGAGACTACACGTTTGTTCCTGACGGATACGCTCTGTCACTTTCTGCCAAACTTAACTTTTTGG AAATCAAGATTGACTATGTGCCCAGACAAG ATCCTCCAAAGATCCACCTGGACACCACTGGAAACATGGTCTCCCAAAACACCATCATTGTGGTGGCGGGCAACAAGCTCCGTCTGGATGTGGAGATCTCAGGAGAGCCAGCACCCACTTGTGTTTGGTCAAAAGGAGATCAG GCAGTTGAAAGCACTGAAGGCCGTGTGAGGGTGGAGTCAAGGAAAGACCTGAGCTGCTTCGTCATAGAGAGtgcagagagggaggatgagggcAACTACACCATCTGCGTTACCAACCCTGCTGGAGAGGACAAGGCCATGCTGTTTGTGAAGATTGTGG ATGTGCCTGACCCCCCGGAGAATGTGAAATGCACAGGAGTGGGAGAGGAAACCGCCACCATCGTTTGGGATCCTCCCGCATTTGATGGCGGTGCAGCGCTCAAAG GTTATCTcatggagaggaagaagaaaggctCTAGCAGATGGACAAAGCTCAACTTTGATGTATACGAATCGACCACATACGAGGCTAAGAGGATGATTGAAGGTGTTCTGTACGAGATGAGGGTGTTTGCGATCAACAGCATCGGCATGTCTCAGCCAAGTATCAGCTCCAAACCCTTCATGCCCATTG CCCCAACTAGCGAGCCAACACGTCTGTCAGTGCATGACGTAACGGACAGCACGTGTACCCTGAAGTGGCTCGCCCCAGAGAGGATTGGAGCTGGGGGCCTGGACGGCTACGTCATTGAATACTGCAAGGAAGGAG ACACCGAGTGGGTGGTGGCAAACCAGGAACTTTGCGAGAGGCAAGGATTTGTGGTGCGTGGCCTCCCTGTGGGAGAGAAGATCAACTTCAGGGTGGTGGCAGTAAACATCGCTGGACGCAGTACTCCTGCTACGATGGCACAGCCCGTCACCATCCGTGAGATCATGG AATATCCTAAGATCCGCCTCCCACGTGAGCTGAGAACAAAGTACATCAGGAAAGTGGGAGAAAAGATCAACCTGGTCGTCCCCTTCCAG GGTAAGCCACGCCCTGTCGCAACTTGGTACAAGGATGGCCAACCCATTGACCCCAAGATGGTCAACGTTCGTAGCTCAAACGTAGACAGCATCCTCTTCATCcgctcagcagagagagaccacTCTGGGAAATATGAGCTGGTGCTACAGATTGAGAACATGGAGGACAGAGCCACTATTGACATCAGGATCATTG ACAAGCCTGGACCTCCTGTGAACGTGAGGGTGACAGAACTCTGGGGCTTCAATGCAGCACTGGAGTGGGAGCCCCCGAAGGATGATGGCAACTGTGAGATCAGTGGATATACCATCCAGAAGGCAGACATGAAGACGAAG GAATGGTTCACTGTTTATGAGCACAACAGACGACCAAACTGCACGGCTTCGGATCTGATCATGGGCAACGAATACATGTTCCGCGTCTACAGTGAAAACCTCTGCGGCCTGAGTGAGGAGCCGCGCTTCAGCAAGAACACGGCTGTCATTGCCAAGACAG GCCTGGAGTTAAAACGAAACCCCTACAAGGAGAAAGACGTGTCCTGTTCGCCCAAGTTTACTCAGCCTCTGGTTGACAGATCTGTGGTGGCCGGATACAGCACTGCCATCAGCTGTGCCGTCCGAGGCTTCCCCAGG ccTAAGATTGTCTGGATGAAGAACAAGATGATCATCGGTGAGGATCCTAAGTACCTGATGCAGAACAACCAGGGAGTGTTGACCCTAAACATTCGCAGGCCAAGCACCTTTGATGGAGGCAAATACTCCTGCATGGCTGTCAACGACCTGGGCAAGGACGAAGTGGAGTGCCAGCTGAGCGTCCGAG TTGCTGTCGACCCAGAGAAGAAGTGA
- the LOC115571277 gene encoding myosin-binding protein C, fast-type-like isoform X11, which yields MPEPVPAAKPEGEGTANPQPEVDAVPQPEVDAVPQPEKDDELPADGAESEADGDGTNPAEEEPASTELTGLFVEKPPASVVAVAGGDVTFVARVDSTTLTRKPTMKWLKGKWLDLGSKAGKHMQFKETYDRNTKIYTYEMKIIKVVAGDAGGYRCEVSAKDKCDSSTFEVSVEAAHQEEHTDILSAFKRADAGEDEGDLDFSALLKATKKKKKPVKEEPPIDVWELLKSAHPSDYEKIAFEYGITDLRGMLKRLKKMKTVEPKHSEAFLKRLDSCYSVEKGKKIVLRCEVVDPDVQVKWLKNGQEIKPSAKYVMESAGNVRTLTINKASLADDAAYECVVGDDKCFTEVFVKEPPVTITKLMDDYHVVVGEKVEFEIEVSEEGAHVMWFFEDVELHKEKDSKFRFKKDGKKHTLIIHEATLDDIGMYHAWTNGGHTKGELEVEEKQLEVLQDIADLTVRATDQAMFKCEVSDDKVTGKWYKDGVEVLPSERIKMTHIGRFHRLIIDNVKPEDAGDYTFVPDGYALSLSAKLNFLEIKIDYVPRQDPPKIHLDTTGNMVSQNTIIVVAGNKLRLDVEISGEPAPTCVWSKGDQAVESTEGRVRVESRKDLSCFVIESAEREDEGNYTICVTNPAGEDKAMLFVKIVDVPDPPENVKCTGVGEETATIVWDPPAFDGGAALKGYLMERKKKGSSRWTKLNFDVYESTTYEAKRMIEGVLYEMRVFAINSIGMSQPSISSKPFMPIAPTSEPTRLSVHDVTDSTCTLKWLAPERIGAGGLDGYVIEYCKEGDTEWVVANQELCERQGFVVRGLPVGEKINFRVVAVNIAGRSTPATMAQPVTIREIMEYPKIRLPRELRTKYIRKVGEKINLVVPFQGKPRPVATWYKDGQPIDPKMVNVRSSNVDSILFIRSAERDHSGKYELVLQIENMEDRATIDIRIIDKPGPPVNVRVTELWGFNAALEWEPPKDDGNCEISGYTIQKADMKTKEWFTVYEHNRRPNCTASDLIMGNEYMFRVYSENLCGLSEEPRFSKNTAVIAKTGLELKRNPYKEKDVSCSPKFTQPLVDRSVVAGYSTAISCAVRGFPRPKIVWMKNKMIIGEDPKYLMQNNQGVLTLNIRRPSTFDGGKYSCMAVNDLGKDEVECQLSVRVAVDPEKK from the exons AGCCGGCGTCGACTGAGCTCACTGGGCTCTTCGTGGAGAAGCCACCAGCAAGTGTGGTCGCGGTTGCAG GAGGGGATGTGACTTTCGTAGCCAGGGTGGACTCGACAACCCTGACGAGAAAACCCACCATGAAATGGCTGAAGGGCAAGTGGCTGGACCTTGGTAGCAAGGCTGGGAAACATATGCAGTTCAAGGAAACATATGACAGAAACACTAAG ATCTATACTTATGAGATGAAGATCATCAAAGTGGTCGCTGGAGATGCTGGGGGCTACAGGTGTGAGGTGTCGGCAAAAGACAAGTGTGACAGCTCCACCTTTGAGGTGTCTGTTGAGG ctgcacatcaggagGAGCACACAGATATTTTGTCTGCCTTCAAGAGGGC GGATGCTGGAGAGGACGAGGGAGATCTGGATTTCAGTGCTCTGCTGAAAGCCACTAAAAA GAAGAAGAAGCCTGTAAAAGAGGAACCACCAATCGACGTGTGGGAATTGCTTAAGAGTGCCCATCCGAGCGATTATGAGAAAATCGCCTTTGAGTATGGCATCACTGACCTGAGGGGCATGCTGAAACGtctgaaaaagatgaaaaccGTTGAGCCCAAGCATAGCGAGG CTTTCCTGAAGAGGCTCGATTCTTGCTACTCTGTGGAAAAAGGCAAGAAGATTGTCCTGAGGTGTGAGGTGGTTGACCCTGACGTCCAGGTCAAATGGTTGAAGAACGGCCAGGAGATCAAACCCTCAGCCAA GTATGTCATGGAGTCAGCGGGGAATGTCAGAACACTCACCATCAACAAGGCGTCCCTGGCAGATGATGCTGCATATGAGTGCGTGGTTGGCGATGACAAGTGTTTCACAGAGGTGTTTGTCAAAG AGCCCCCTGTGACCATCACCAAGCTGATGGATGACTATCACGTGGTTGTTGGAGAGAAAGTGGAGTTTGAGATTGAGGTGTCAGAGGAGGGCGCCCACGTCATGTG GTTCTTTGAGGATGTAGAGCTGCACAAAGAAAAGGATTCCAAGTTTCGCTTCAAGAAGGACGGAAAGAAGCACACACTCATCATCCACGAGGCTACGCTGGACGACATTGGAATGTATCATGCTTGGACAAATGGGGGTCATACCAAGGGAGAGCTGGAGGTGGAAG aaaaacaactgGAGGTGTTGCAGGACATTGCTGATCTGACAGTCAGGGCCACAGACCAGGCAATGTTCAAATGTGAGGTGTCTGATGACAAGGTCACAGGAAAATGGTACAAAGATGGAGTGGAGGTCTTGCCCAGCGAGCGCATCAAAATGACTCACATCGGAAG atttcaTCGGCTGATTATTGATAATGTAAAGCCAGAGGATGCTGGAGACTACACGTTTGTTCCTGACGGATACGCTCTGTCACTTTCTGCCAAACTTAACTTTTTGG AAATCAAGATTGACTATGTGCCCAGACAAG ATCCTCCAAAGATCCACCTGGACACCACTGGAAACATGGTCTCCCAAAACACCATCATTGTGGTGGCGGGCAACAAGCTCCGTCTGGATGTGGAGATCTCAGGAGAGCCAGCACCCACTTGTGTTTGGTCAAAAGGAGATCAG GCAGTTGAAAGCACTGAAGGCCGTGTGAGGGTGGAGTCAAGGAAAGACCTGAGCTGCTTCGTCATAGAGAGtgcagagagggaggatgagggcAACTACACCATCTGCGTTACCAACCCTGCTGGAGAGGACAAGGCCATGCTGTTTGTGAAGATTGTGG ATGTGCCTGACCCCCCGGAGAATGTGAAATGCACAGGAGTGGGAGAGGAAACCGCCACCATCGTTTGGGATCCTCCCGCATTTGATGGCGGTGCAGCGCTCAAAG GTTATCTcatggagaggaagaagaaaggctCTAGCAGATGGACAAAGCTCAACTTTGATGTATACGAATCGACCACATACGAGGCTAAGAGGATGATTGAAGGTGTTCTGTACGAGATGAGGGTGTTTGCGATCAACAGCATCGGCATGTCTCAGCCAAGTATCAGCTCCAAACCCTTCATGCCCATTG CCCCAACTAGCGAGCCAACACGTCTGTCAGTGCATGACGTAACGGACAGCACGTGTACCCTGAAGTGGCTCGCCCCAGAGAGGATTGGAGCTGGGGGCCTGGACGGCTACGTCATTGAATACTGCAAGGAAGGAG ACACCGAGTGGGTGGTGGCAAACCAGGAACTTTGCGAGAGGCAAGGATTTGTGGTGCGTGGCCTCCCTGTGGGAGAGAAGATCAACTTCAGGGTGGTGGCAGTAAACATCGCTGGACGCAGTACTCCTGCTACGATGGCACAGCCCGTCACCATCCGTGAGATCATGG AATATCCTAAGATCCGCCTCCCACGTGAGCTGAGAACAAAGTACATCAGGAAAGTGGGAGAAAAGATCAACCTGGTCGTCCCCTTCCAG GGTAAGCCACGCCCTGTCGCAACTTGGTACAAGGATGGCCAACCCATTGACCCCAAGATGGTCAACGTTCGTAGCTCAAACGTAGACAGCATCCTCTTCATCcgctcagcagagagagaccacTCTGGGAAATATGAGCTGGTGCTACAGATTGAGAACATGGAGGACAGAGCCACTATTGACATCAGGATCATTG ACAAGCCTGGACCTCCTGTGAACGTGAGGGTGACAGAACTCTGGGGCTTCAATGCAGCACTGGAGTGGGAGCCCCCGAAGGATGATGGCAACTGTGAGATCAGTGGATATACCATCCAGAAGGCAGACATGAAGACGAAG GAATGGTTCACTGTTTATGAGCACAACAGACGACCAAACTGCACGGCTTCGGATCTGATCATGGGCAACGAATACATGTTCCGCGTCTACAGTGAAAACCTCTGCGGCCTGAGTGAGGAGCCGCGCTTCAGCAAGAACACGGCTGTCATTGCCAAGACAG GCCTGGAGTTAAAACGAAACCCCTACAAGGAGAAAGACGTGTCCTGTTCGCCCAAGTTTACTCAGCCTCTGGTTGACAGATCTGTGGTGGCCGGATACAGCACTGCCATCAGCTGTGCCGTCCGAGGCTTCCCCAGG ccTAAGATTGTCTGGATGAAGAACAAGATGATCATCGGTGAGGATCCTAAGTACCTGATGCAGAACAACCAGGGAGTGTTGACCCTAAACATTCGCAGGCCAAGCACCTTTGATGGAGGCAAATACTCCTGCATGGCTGTCAACGACCTGGGCAAGGACGAAGTGGAGTGCCAGCTGAGCGTCCGAG TTGCTGTCGACCCAGAGAAGAAGTGA
- the LOC115571277 gene encoding myosin-binding protein C, fast-type-like isoform X13, with protein sequence MPEPVPAAKPEGEGTAVPQPEEDAVPQPEVDAVPQPEKDDELPADGAESEADGDGTNPAEEEPASTELTGLFVEKPPASVVAVAGGDVTFVARVDSTTLTRKPTMKWLKGKWLDLGSKAGKHMQFKETYDRNTKIYTYEMKIIKVVAGDAGGYRCEVSAKDKCDSSTFEVSVEAAHQEEHTDILSAFKRADAGEDEGDLDFSALLKATKKKKKPVKEEPPIDVWELLKSAHPSDYEKIAFEYGITDLRGMLKRLKKMKTVEPKHSEAFLKRLDSCYSVEKGKKIVLRCEVVDPDVQVKWLKNGQEIKPSAKYVMESAGNVRTLTINKASLADDAAYECVVGDDKCFTEVFVKEPPVTITKLMDDYHVVVGEKVEFEIEVSEEGAHVMWFFEDVELHKEKDSKFRFKKDGKKHTLIIHEATLDDIGMYHAWTNGGHTKGELEVEEKQLEVLQDIADLTVRATDQAMFKCEVSDDKVTGKWYKDGVEVLPSERIKMTHIGRFHRLIIDNVKPEDAGDYTFVPDGYALSLSAKLNFLEIKIDYVPRQDPPKIHLDTTGNMVSQNTIIVVAGNKLRLDVEISGEPAPTCVWSKGDQAVESTEGRVRVESRKDLSCFVIESAEREDEGNYTICVTNPAGEDKAMLFVKIVDVPDPPENVKCTGVGEETATIVWDPPAFDGGAALKGYLMERKKKGSSRWTKLNFDVYESTTYEAKRMIEGVLYEMRVFAINSIGMSQPSISSKPFMPIAPTSEPTRLSVHDVTDSTCTLKWLAPERIGAGGLDGYVIEYCKEGDTEWVVANQELCERQGFVVRGLPVGEKINFRVVAVNIAGRSTPATMAQPVTIREIMEYPKIRLPRELRTKYIRKVGEKINLVVPFQGKPRPVATWYKDGQPIDPKMVNVRSSNVDSILFIRSAERDHSGKYELVLQIENMEDRATIDIRIIDKPGPPVNVRVTELWGFNAALEWEPPKDDGNCEISGYTIQKADMKTKEWFTVYEHNRRPNCTASDLIMGNEYMFRVYSENLCGLSEEPRFSKNTAVIAKTGLELKRNPYKEKDVSCSPKFTQPLVDRSVVAGYSTAISCAVRGFPRPKIVWMKNKMIIGEDPKYLMQNNQGVLTLNIRRPSTFDGGKYSCMAVNDLGKDEVECQLSVRVAVDPEKK encoded by the exons AGCCGGCGTCGACTGAGCTCACTGGGCTCTTCGTGGAGAAGCCACCAGCAAGTGTGGTCGCGGTTGCAG GAGGGGATGTGACTTTCGTAGCCAGGGTGGACTCGACAACCCTGACGAGAAAACCCACCATGAAATGGCTGAAGGGCAAGTGGCTGGACCTTGGTAGCAAGGCTGGGAAACATATGCAGTTCAAGGAAACATATGACAGAAACACTAAG ATCTATACTTATGAGATGAAGATCATCAAAGTGGTCGCTGGAGATGCTGGGGGCTACAGGTGTGAGGTGTCGGCAAAAGACAAGTGTGACAGCTCCACCTTTGAGGTGTCTGTTGAGG ctgcacatcaggagGAGCACACAGATATTTTGTCTGCCTTCAAGAGGGC GGATGCTGGAGAGGACGAGGGAGATCTGGATTTCAGTGCTCTGCTGAAAGCCACTAAAAA GAAGAAGAAGCCTGTAAAAGAGGAACCACCAATCGACGTGTGGGAATTGCTTAAGAGTGCCCATCCGAGCGATTATGAGAAAATCGCCTTTGAGTATGGCATCACTGACCTGAGGGGCATGCTGAAACGtctgaaaaagatgaaaaccGTTGAGCCCAAGCATAGCGAGG CTTTCCTGAAGAGGCTCGATTCTTGCTACTCTGTGGAAAAAGGCAAGAAGATTGTCCTGAGGTGTGAGGTGGTTGACCCTGACGTCCAGGTCAAATGGTTGAAGAACGGCCAGGAGATCAAACCCTCAGCCAA GTATGTCATGGAGTCAGCGGGGAATGTCAGAACACTCACCATCAACAAGGCGTCCCTGGCAGATGATGCTGCATATGAGTGCGTGGTTGGCGATGACAAGTGTTTCACAGAGGTGTTTGTCAAAG AGCCCCCTGTGACCATCACCAAGCTGATGGATGACTATCACGTGGTTGTTGGAGAGAAAGTGGAGTTTGAGATTGAGGTGTCAGAGGAGGGCGCCCACGTCATGTG GTTCTTTGAGGATGTAGAGCTGCACAAAGAAAAGGATTCCAAGTTTCGCTTCAAGAAGGACGGAAAGAAGCACACACTCATCATCCACGAGGCTACGCTGGACGACATTGGAATGTATCATGCTTGGACAAATGGGGGTCATACCAAGGGAGAGCTGGAGGTGGAAG aaaaacaactgGAGGTGTTGCAGGACATTGCTGATCTGACAGTCAGGGCCACAGACCAGGCAATGTTCAAATGTGAGGTGTCTGATGACAAGGTCACAGGAAAATGGTACAAAGATGGAGTGGAGGTCTTGCCCAGCGAGCGCATCAAAATGACTCACATCGGAAG atttcaTCGGCTGATTATTGATAATGTAAAGCCAGAGGATGCTGGAGACTACACGTTTGTTCCTGACGGATACGCTCTGTCACTTTCTGCCAAACTTAACTTTTTGG AAATCAAGATTGACTATGTGCCCAGACAAG ATCCTCCAAAGATCCACCTGGACACCACTGGAAACATGGTCTCCCAAAACACCATCATTGTGGTGGCGGGCAACAAGCTCCGTCTGGATGTGGAGATCTCAGGAGAGCCAGCACCCACTTGTGTTTGGTCAAAAGGAGATCAG GCAGTTGAAAGCACTGAAGGCCGTGTGAGGGTGGAGTCAAGGAAAGACCTGAGCTGCTTCGTCATAGAGAGtgcagagagggaggatgagggcAACTACACCATCTGCGTTACCAACCCTGCTGGAGAGGACAAGGCCATGCTGTTTGTGAAGATTGTGG ATGTGCCTGACCCCCCGGAGAATGTGAAATGCACAGGAGTGGGAGAGGAAACCGCCACCATCGTTTGGGATCCTCCCGCATTTGATGGCGGTGCAGCGCTCAAAG GTTATCTcatggagaggaagaagaaaggctCTAGCAGATGGACAAAGCTCAACTTTGATGTATACGAATCGACCACATACGAGGCTAAGAGGATGATTGAAGGTGTTCTGTACGAGATGAGGGTGTTTGCGATCAACAGCATCGGCATGTCTCAGCCAAGTATCAGCTCCAAACCCTTCATGCCCATTG CCCCAACTAGCGAGCCAACACGTCTGTCAGTGCATGACGTAACGGACAGCACGTGTACCCTGAAGTGGCTCGCCCCAGAGAGGATTGGAGCTGGGGGCCTGGACGGCTACGTCATTGAATACTGCAAGGAAGGAG ACACCGAGTGGGTGGTGGCAAACCAGGAACTTTGCGAGAGGCAAGGATTTGTGGTGCGTGGCCTCCCTGTGGGAGAGAAGATCAACTTCAGGGTGGTGGCAGTAAACATCGCTGGACGCAGTACTCCTGCTACGATGGCACAGCCCGTCACCATCCGTGAGATCATGG AATATCCTAAGATCCGCCTCCCACGTGAGCTGAGAACAAAGTACATCAGGAAAGTGGGAGAAAAGATCAACCTGGTCGTCCCCTTCCAG GGTAAGCCACGCCCTGTCGCAACTTGGTACAAGGATGGCCAACCCATTGACCCCAAGATGGTCAACGTTCGTAGCTCAAACGTAGACAGCATCCTCTTCATCcgctcagcagagagagaccacTCTGGGAAATATGAGCTGGTGCTACAGATTGAGAACATGGAGGACAGAGCCACTATTGACATCAGGATCATTG ACAAGCCTGGACCTCCTGTGAACGTGAGGGTGACAGAACTCTGGGGCTTCAATGCAGCACTGGAGTGGGAGCCCCCGAAGGATGATGGCAACTGTGAGATCAGTGGATATACCATCCAGAAGGCAGACATGAAGACGAAG GAATGGTTCACTGTTTATGAGCACAACAGACGACCAAACTGCACGGCTTCGGATCTGATCATGGGCAACGAATACATGTTCCGCGTCTACAGTGAAAACCTCTGCGGCCTGAGTGAGGAGCCGCGCTTCAGCAAGAACACGGCTGTCATTGCCAAGACAG GCCTGGAGTTAAAACGAAACCCCTACAAGGAGAAAGACGTGTCCTGTTCGCCCAAGTTTACTCAGCCTCTGGTTGACAGATCTGTGGTGGCCGGATACAGCACTGCCATCAGCTGTGCCGTCCGAGGCTTCCCCAGG ccTAAGATTGTCTGGATGAAGAACAAGATGATCATCGGTGAGGATCCTAAGTACCTGATGCAGAACAACCAGGGAGTGTTGACCCTAAACATTCGCAGGCCAAGCACCTTTGATGGAGGCAAATACTCCTGCATGGCTGTCAACGACCTGGGCAAGGACGAAGTGGAGTGCCAGCTGAGCGTCCGAG TTGCTGTCGACCCAGAGAAGAAGTGA